A stretch of Halomonas sp. KG2 DNA encodes these proteins:
- a CDS encoding 4'-phosphopantetheinyl transferase superfamily protein — MQFLKEMDAYFVLTHPLGYASESLMPERIVAPWYDLLCASEKQRAHAFRSDTLRRDFIIAHGLLRMFLAWTMLEPDPSKLQFVVSARGKPMLDPSVHHQAPEFSLSHSRAHLAIAVGAAKSSVGVDVESLPLETYVELADTVLAGPEYLIWEAAPADEKATVFLRYWTRKEAYLKFTGQGLVDDLHEIDTSQKIVRVNGLGSGCRVCTLDLAPASLEWASRGVSGRLPSSVIALAGAVPPKALFHFYFQAGSFVRAPALVVC; from the coding sequence ATGCAATTTTTGAAGGAGATGGATGCTTATTTTGTATTGACGCATCCACTTGGGTATGCTTCCGAATCTTTGATGCCTGAGCGTATTGTTGCACCTTGGTACGATTTACTGTGTGCATCGGAAAAGCAGCGAGCTCACGCATTTCGTTCCGATACATTGCGACGTGACTTCATTATAGCGCATGGCCTATTGCGCATGTTTCTAGCCTGGACAATGCTAGAGCCCGATCCGAGTAAGCTGCAGTTTGTTGTGTCAGCGAGGGGCAAACCTATGTTAGATCCTTCGGTGCATCACCAGGCGCCTGAATTTTCTCTTTCGCACAGTCGTGCGCATTTGGCGATTGCTGTTGGCGCTGCCAAGTCAAGTGTAGGCGTTGACGTCGAGAGTTTGCCATTGGAGACGTATGTTGAATTGGCAGATACGGTGTTGGCCGGTCCGGAATACCTTATATGGGAAGCCGCGCCAGCAGATGAAAAGGCTACTGTTTTCCTGCGCTATTGGACTCGCAAGGAAGCCTATTTGAAGTTTACGGGGCAGGGCCTGGTCGATGATTTGCACGAAATAGACACTTCGCAAAAGATAGTCCGGGTAAACGGGCTAGGATCGGGGTGTCGGGTGTGTACGTTGGACCTTGCCCCTGCTAGCCTGGAGTGGGCCAGTAGAGGCGTGTCTGGAAGGTTGCCATCGTCGGTAATCGCTCTGGCGGGCGCTGTACCGCCGAAAGCACTGTTTCATTTTTACTTTCAGGCAGGATCCTTTGTCAGAGCACCAGCATTGGTGGTCTGCTGA
- a CDS encoding MFS transporter, which produces MSNEASHTQASKSTATILLCLFLTVMMDQAGVVLIAPLIPALLESITGDTLAHNTEIAGWLVGTYGLMQFLFAPIMGSLSDRFGRRRVLLVCFAIFVLDYLIFAIADSIWVLFLGRVIAGITGSSLVVSMASIADISEKHNKTRNFAYMYGAIGLGMIVGPAISSVTVGYGLRVPFLVAALMCAFCFFFILFGFREPLSDASRRPFKIANPMNSINKFRKYPGMSWLFLTHFCILLAFQAPLVLWAFFTKYRFSWNEQQIANSLVLIGVLMVLVQTVVVDFAYKKLGNRKSCFVGYAMFGTGMLLIAVSVHPWFFYLALIPYTLGSVSNAAINSIYSNAVLPSEQGEIQGALVSIASVANAIGPIVVSYLYSVGVQSTWTYGDALPFIGASLLTALSGCFFYRGSSTLVRSKS; this is translated from the coding sequence ATGAGCAACGAAGCTTCTCACACTCAAGCTAGCAAATCCACGGCAACCATTTTGCTCTGCCTGTTTTTGACAGTGATGATGGATCAGGCTGGTGTCGTATTGATTGCGCCTTTGATTCCGGCCCTGCTTGAATCCATCACTGGTGACACCCTTGCACACAACACCGAAATTGCTGGTTGGCTTGTAGGAACTTACGGACTTATGCAGTTTCTCTTCGCACCAATCATGGGGTCCTTGTCAGACAGATTTGGTCGACGTCGTGTATTACTGGTCTGCTTTGCCATCTTTGTCCTTGACTACCTGATTTTTGCTATTGCCGACAGTATCTGGGTATTGTTTCTTGGCCGCGTTATTGCCGGCATCACTGGCTCATCGCTAGTCGTTTCTATGGCAAGTATTGCCGATATCAGTGAGAAGCACAACAAAACTCGCAATTTTGCCTATATGTATGGCGCCATTGGTTTGGGTATGATTGTGGGGCCGGCGATCAGCAGCGTAACCGTTGGCTACGGACTCAGGGTACCGTTTCTGGTGGCGGCACTCATGTGTGCATTTTGCTTTTTCTTTATCCTGTTTGGATTCCGAGAGCCGCTGAGCGACGCAAGCCGGCGTCCTTTCAAAATAGCCAACCCAATGAATTCCATCAATAAGTTTAGAAAATATCCAGGTATGTCCTGGCTGTTTTTGACCCACTTCTGCATATTGCTAGCGTTTCAGGCACCGCTGGTCTTGTGGGCGTTCTTTACTAAATACCGTTTCTCCTGGAATGAGCAGCAAATTGCTAACTCTCTGGTTTTGATTGGTGTACTCATGGTTCTGGTGCAGACAGTGGTCGTGGACTTTGCCTATAAAAAATTGGGTAATCGAAAGTCATGTTTTGTCGGATATGCAATGTTTGGAACGGGCATGTTATTGATTGCTGTGTCAGTTCATCCGTGGTTCTTCTATCTGGCGCTCATTCCATATACGCTTGGGTCTGTCAGCAATGCGGCGATCAACAGCATTTATTCAAATGCGGTGCTGCCCTCCGAGCAGGGCGAAATACAGGGTGCTCTGGTATCTATTGCAAGTGTGGCAAATGCAATCGGTCCGATAGTCGTCAGTTATCTGTATAGCGTTGGCGTGCAAAGCACTTGGACCTATGGAGATGCGCTTCCATTCATCGGGGCCAGCCTGTTGACTGCGTTGAGTGGATGTTTTTTTTATCGAGGCAGTTCTACACTTGTGCGATCAAAGTCTTAA